One Pseudomonas sp. C27(2019) DNA window includes the following coding sequences:
- a CDS encoding protein phosphatase CheZ, producing MEHDKSSETEFAAAVALHAPQLQQSLLKGDLQEATQIIAQISQVRLRKLYVEVERLTRELHSTILDFDIDPRNPHAQEMSQITDASARLQYVVNMTDQAANSALDLVEESVPLLTHLSHETQNISADWQRFMRREMQVTEFRTLAKRIETFLLRSLHDSNQLTANLNEIMMAQGFQDLTGQVIKRVITLIADIEENLLKLGVMAYQVDSVAGIERSNEDLCKQALKKNNSNAGDGPQIHANKHDDVVTDQVDVDDLLSSLGF from the coding sequence ATGGAACATGATAAAAGCAGTGAGACTGAGTTTGCGGCAGCGGTCGCGCTACATGCTCCTCAGCTGCAGCAGAGCCTTTTAAAAGGTGACTTGCAGGAAGCAACACAAATTATTGCGCAAATCAGCCAAGTTCGTTTGCGCAAGCTGTACGTTGAGGTCGAGCGGTTAACGCGCGAGCTGCACAGTACAATTCTAGATTTTGATATTGATCCACGCAATCCGCATGCCCAAGAAATGTCACAAATAACCGATGCGTCTGCGCGCTTACAGTATGTGGTCAATATGACTGACCAAGCGGCTAATAGCGCACTTGACTTAGTTGAAGAAAGTGTACCTTTGTTGACCCATCTTAGTCATGAGACGCAAAACATATCTGCTGACTGGCAACGCTTTATGCGTCGAGAAATGCAAGTGACCGAGTTCCGTACACTAGCAAAGCGCATTGAAACGTTTTTGTTGCGCAGCCTGCATGACAGTAATCAGCTTACCGCCAATTTAAACGAAATTATGATGGCGCAAGGCTTTCAAGATTTAACCGGACAAGTCATTAAACGGGTGATAACGCTTATTGCTGATATTGAGGAAAATCTCTTAAAGCTAGGGGTTATGGCCTATCAGGTTGATAGTGTAGCGGGCATTGAGCGCTCAAATGAAGACTTATGCAAGCAGGCTCTTAAGAAAAATAATAGCAATGCAGGTGATGGACCACAGATTCATGCCAATAAGCATGATGATGTTGTGACTGACCAAGTGGATGTGGATGACCTGCTGTCCAGTTTAGGGTTTTAG
- a CDS encoding chemotaxis response regulator CheY encodes MKILIVDDFSTMRRIIKNLLRDLGFTNTAEADDGATALPMLQSGNFDFLVTDWNMPIMSGLDLLREVRADDKLKHLPVLMVTAEAKRDQIITAAQAGVNGYVVKPFTAQALKDKIEKIFERVNG; translated from the coding sequence ATGAAAATCCTCATTGTTGATGACTTTTCAACAATGCGCCGGATCATCAAAAACCTCTTGCGAGACCTCGGTTTTACCAATACGGCCGAGGCGGATGATGGTGCGACAGCTTTGCCTATGCTGCAGAGCGGAAATTTTGATTTTTTAGTGACAGACTGGAATATGCCAATTATGAGCGGCCTTGATTTGTTGCGTGAAGTACGCGCTGACGACAAGCTCAAACACCTGCCAGTACTGATGGTAACGGCTGAAGCCAAGCGTGACCAAATCATTACAGCAGCACAAGCAGGTGTTAATGGCTATGTTGTTAAGCCATTCACTGCGCAAGCGCTGAAAGATAAAATTGAAAAGATTTTCGAGCGTGTTAACGGCTGA
- a CDS encoding RNA polymerase sigma factor FliA → MTRSKGLQMYSKAQGADEQSLLIEQHASLVKRIAYHMLGRLPASVQVEDLIQAGMIGLLEAAKKFDASKGASFETFVGIRIRGAMLDDLRKGDWTPRSVHRNTRMVSDAVRAIEARTGRDAQDLEVAAELNMSLDEYYSILNDTQGSRLYSFDDLLDEGDQYDTQSAQQQPQRDIEKTHFKQALADAIDTLPERERLIISLYYDEELNLKEIGEVLGVSESRVSQLHSQCAARLRARLVDWQE, encoded by the coding sequence ATGACAAGGTCTAAAGGTCTGCAAATGTATAGCAAAGCGCAAGGTGCTGATGAGCAGTCATTATTGATTGAACAGCATGCATCATTGGTCAAGCGTATCGCTTATCATATGCTTGGGCGTTTACCGGCTAGCGTGCAAGTCGAGGATTTGATTCAAGCTGGCATGATAGGTTTGTTGGAAGCAGCGAAAAAATTTGATGCCAGTAAAGGGGCGAGCTTTGAAACCTTTGTCGGTATCCGTATTCGTGGTGCTATGCTTGATGATTTACGCAAAGGTGATTGGACTCCGCGCTCAGTGCACCGCAATACACGCATGGTCAGCGATGCAGTGCGCGCTATTGAGGCGCGCACTGGGCGTGACGCTCAAGATTTAGAAGTAGCGGCCGAACTCAATATGAGTCTGGATGAATATTATTCGATTTTAAATGACACCCAAGGCAGTCGTTTATATAGCTTTGATGATTTGCTTGATGAGGGTGATCAGTATGATACGCAGAGCGCACAGCAGCAGCCGCAACGTGATATTGAAAAAACGCACTTTAAGCAGGCGCTAGCTGATGCAATAGACACTTTGCCCGAGCGCGAGCGACTTATAATATCACTGTATTATGATGAAGAATTGAATTTGAAAGAAATTGGTGAAGTGTTAGGTGTCAGCGAGTCTCGGGTCAGTCAGTTGCACAGTCAATGTGCTGCTCGCTTAAGAGCGCGTCTGGTTGATTGGCAAGAATAA
- the fleN gene encoding flagellar synthesis regulator FleN: MTSKHKQPVQVIAVTGGKGGVGKTNVSVNLALALADLGRKVVLLDADFGLANVDVLLGLQPTHNLADVMDGKCDLRDVLLAGPGGVRIVPASSGTQSMVEMTPMQHAGLIQAFSELGDNIDVLVIDTAAGIGDSVTSFVQAAQEVVMVVCDEPTSITDAYALLKLLNRNHGMTRFRVLANMAHSPQEGRNLFNKLVKVTERFLDDVTLQYLGAVPYDEMVRKAVQKQRAVYDAYPRAKSSLAFKGMAQKIDSWPLPSTPRGHLEFFVERLVNHTGTE; the protein is encoded by the coding sequence ATGACAAGTAAACATAAACAGCCTGTACAGGTAATTGCCGTAACCGGCGGTAAGGGAGGCGTTGGTAAAACCAACGTTTCTGTCAACTTAGCTTTGGCACTGGCAGACCTTGGCCGCAAAGTGGTGTTGCTTGATGCTGACTTTGGTCTAGCAAATGTGGATGTATTACTTGGCTTGCAGCCCACGCATAACTTGGCAGATGTGATGGATGGTAAATGCGATTTACGTGACGTTTTGTTGGCGGGGCCAGGCGGCGTGAGAATTGTTCCAGCGTCCTCAGGCACGCAAAGCATGGTTGAGATGACGCCGATGCAGCATGCGGGCTTGATTCAGGCATTCAGTGAACTGGGTGATAATATAGATGTGTTGGTCATTGATACTGCTGCAGGTATTGGTGATTCGGTCACCAGTTTTGTGCAAGCTGCGCAAGAAGTAGTGATGGTCGTTTGTGATGAGCCAACCTCAATTACCGACGCCTACGCGTTGCTTAAACTGCTTAATCGCAATCACGGTATGACCCGTTTTCGGGTTTTAGCCAACATGGCACACAGCCCGCAAGAAGGTCGCAACTTATTTAATAAACTGGTTAAAGTGACCGAGCGTTTTTTAGATGATGTAACGCTACAGTATCTGGGCGCTGTGCCTTACGATGAAATGGTGCGAAAAGCAGTACAGAAGCAGCGTGCAGTGTATGATGCGTATCCGCGCGCCAAAAGTTCGCTGGCGTTTAAAGGTATGGCGCAAAAAATTGATAGCTGGCCTTTGCCCAGTACGCCACGTGGGCATTTAGAGTTTTTTGTGGAGCGGTTAGTTAATCACACTGGAACGGAATAA
- the flhF gene encoding flagellar biosynthesis protein FlhF, translating into MQVKRYFAADMRQAMNRVREELGADAAIISTRRVAGGVELTAALDYQAQPTPARPNPALEAELRKTQAQIMQAHAGLQAREEDGATGKERQLLEQVMQRVSTEPSATAHAQHSSASHLEMAAMRSELNSLRELLEMQLGNMAWGNLQAQQPVHAALWKRFQKMGLSADVIRPVLERVAQEKDQQQAWRMALAYLTHAVRTPSIDPVDEGGVIALVGPAGMGKTTTLAKLAARYVLAHGVNSIALVSMDSYRIGAQEQLKTLGRILNIPVSYVADGETLADTLKPLAHKRVILVDTAGLPASDPALGLQLDNLAALGMKGKNYLVMAATSQGEVLKAAWHAYKRCGLAGCIITKLDEAVNMGEALSLAIGHGLPVAYTTDGPKIPDDLQVPRSHQLISRAVRLQSSQEPTEETMAQMCVGSSQAVQYVG; encoded by the coding sequence ATGCAAGTCAAACGATATTTCGCAGCAGATATGCGCCAAGCAATGAATCGAGTACGTGAAGAATTAGGCGCTGATGCGGCAATTATTTCCACGCGCCGTGTTGCTGGCGGTGTTGAGCTTACCGCTGCCCTTGATTATCAAGCACAGCCTACACCGGCCCGACCCAATCCGGCCCTAGAGGCAGAGTTGCGTAAGACGCAAGCGCAAATTATGCAGGCGCACGCAGGTTTGCAGGCCCGTGAGGAGGATGGCGCAACAGGTAAAGAGCGCCAGTTATTAGAGCAGGTGATGCAGCGCGTCAGTACTGAACCTAGTGCAACAGCCCATGCACAGCATAGCAGCGCAAGTCATCTCGAAATGGCAGCGATGCGCTCTGAGCTCAACAGCTTGCGTGAGTTATTAGAGATGCAGCTGGGCAATATGGCTTGGGGTAACCTGCAAGCACAACAGCCTGTGCATGCCGCATTGTGGAAGCGCTTTCAGAAAATGGGTCTTAGTGCCGATGTTATACGCCCTGTGTTAGAGCGGGTTGCTCAGGAAAAAGATCAACAGCAAGCTTGGCGCATGGCGCTAGCCTATCTGACGCACGCGGTTCGCACGCCTAGTATTGATCCTGTGGATGAAGGTGGCGTGATTGCTTTAGTGGGGCCAGCGGGTATGGGGAAAACCACCACGCTCGCTAAGCTGGCTGCGCGTTATGTGTTGGCACATGGGGTCAACAGTATTGCTTTGGTGAGCATGGATAGTTATCGCATTGGCGCGCAAGAACAGTTAAAAACCCTTGGGCGTATTTTAAATATTCCGGTGAGTTATGTTGCTGACGGCGAAACCTTGGCGGACACATTAAAACCACTGGCACATAAGCGTGTGATTTTAGTTGATACTGCAGGTCTACCTGCCAGTGATCCTGCTTTGGGTTTGCAGTTAGATAATTTAGCGGCGCTTGGTATGAAAGGTAAAAATTACTTAGTGATGGCGGCGACCAGCCAGGGAGAGGTGTTGAAGGCGGCTTGGCATGCTTATAAGCGTTGCGGTTTGGCTGGGTGTATTATCACTAAGCTAGATGAGGCAGTGAATATGGGTGAGGCATTGAGTCTGGCAATTGGCCATGGTCTGCCGGTAGCCTATACTACAGACGGCCCTAAAATACCTGATGATTTGCAAGTGCCGCGCAGCCATCAGCTGATCAGTCGAGCTGTGCGCCTGCAAAGCTCGCAAGAGCCAACAGAAGAAACAATGGCGCAAATGTGTGTAGGATCTTCGCAAGCCGTACAGTACGTCGGCTAG
- the flhA gene encoding flagellar biosynthesis protein FlhA, with product MHSGLALLKRGNLGVPLLLLVILGMMTLPVPPFLLDVLFTFNIALSIVVLLVGVYAMRPLDFAAFPTILLVATLLRLALNVASTRVVLLHGHDGGDAAGKVIQAFGEVVISGNYVVGAVVFAILMIINFAVVTKGAGRISEVSARFTLDAMPGKQMAIDADLNAGLIDQEQAKIRRSDVAQEADFYGSMDGASKFVRGDAIAGLLILFINLLGGIAIGIAQHSMSFVDAGKVYALLTIGDGLVAQVPSLLLSTAAAVMVTRVTTSEDMGEQINRQMFTSPKALAVSAAILIAMGSVPGMPHVSFIGLGLLAAGGAFLIWQRENKKELAIVEQEQREQEQLPAPVTAENRELGWDDVKPVDMVGLEVGYRLIPLVDRNQGGQLLARIKGVRKKLSQDLGFLMPSVHIRDNLDLLPNVYRLTLMGVTVAEAEVYPERELAINPGQVFGTLSGVATHDPAFGLEAVWIEPSQRDQAQSLGYTVVDTSTVVATHLNQILNKHAHELLGHEEVQQLMQVLAKSSPKLAEELVPGMVSLSALLRILQSLLQEQVPVRDIRSIAEAIAETVARSQDIDVIVAAVRVALSRAIVQSIVGLEPELPVITLEPRLEQILLNSMQKAGQGSDEGVLLEPGMAEKLQQSLIEAAQRQEMLGKPVVLLVAGQIRAMMSRFARLAVPSMHVLAYQEIPDNKQVTIVATVGQN from the coding sequence ATGCACTCCGGCCTAGCTTTGCTCAAAAGGGGCAACTTGGGCGTGCCTTTGCTGTTGTTGGTCATTTTAGGAATGATGACGCTGCCCGTCCCGCCGTTTTTACTGGACGTGCTCTTTACTTTTAACATTGCTTTGTCAATTGTTGTGCTTCTGGTCGGCGTATATGCCATGCGTCCGCTGGATTTTGCTGCGTTTCCGACTATTTTGTTGGTCGCAACCTTATTGCGCTTGGCGCTTAACGTGGCTTCCACGCGTGTGGTGTTGTTGCACGGGCATGATGGTGGTGATGCTGCAGGTAAAGTGATTCAGGCCTTTGGTGAAGTGGTGATCAGCGGTAACTATGTCGTGGGTGCCGTGGTCTTTGCGATCTTGATGATCATTAACTTTGCCGTGGTAACTAAAGGTGCGGGGCGCATTTCCGAAGTCAGTGCACGTTTTACCTTGGACGCGATGCCAGGTAAACAAATGGCGATTGATGCTGATTTAAACGCCGGTTTGATTGATCAAGAACAAGCCAAAATTCGTCGCAGTGATGTGGCCCAGGAAGCAGATTTTTATGGCTCGATGGATGGTGCCAGTAAGTTTGTCCGTGGTGATGCGATTGCGGGATTGTTGATTCTGTTTATTAACCTGCTCGGCGGTATTGCCATTGGTATTGCCCAGCACTCAATGAGTTTTGTGGATGCCGGTAAGGTTTATGCGCTATTGACCATTGGTGATGGTCTGGTTGCACAAGTGCCGTCGCTGCTGTTGTCTACTGCTGCGGCGGTAATGGTAACGCGAGTGACCACCTCTGAAGATATGGGCGAGCAGATCAATCGGCAGATGTTTACCTCGCCTAAAGCCTTGGCTGTATCAGCTGCTATTTTAATTGCCATGGGTTCTGTGCCGGGCATGCCGCATGTGTCATTTATTGGTTTAGGCTTGCTGGCAGCTGGTGGTGCGTTTCTGATTTGGCAGCGCGAAAATAAAAAAGAGTTGGCGATTGTCGAGCAAGAGCAGCGTGAACAGGAGCAACTGCCAGCACCGGTAACCGCAGAAAATCGCGAGCTGGGTTGGGATGATGTTAAGCCGGTGGATATGGTGGGTTTGGAGGTGGGCTATCGCTTAATTCCATTGGTGGACCGTAATCAGGGTGGTCAGCTGTTAGCGCGAATTAAAGGTGTGCGCAAGAAGCTGTCGCAAGATCTGGGCTTCTTGATGCCATCGGTGCATATCCGCGATAACTTGGATCTGTTACCGAATGTCTATCGTCTAACCCTGATGGGGGTGACTGTGGCTGAAGCTGAGGTGTATCCAGAGCGTGAGTTGGCGATTAACCCGGGGCAAGTGTTTGGTACGCTCAGTGGTGTGGCTACCCATGATCCTGCCTTTGGCCTAGAGGCTGTATGGATTGAGCCTAGCCAGCGTGATCAAGCGCAGTCTTTGGGTTACACCGTGGTTGATACCAGCACCGTAGTGGCCACCCACTTGAACCAAATTCTTAACAAACATGCACATGAGCTGCTTGGCCATGAAGAAGTGCAGCAACTGATGCAAGTGCTGGCAAAGAGTTCGCCTAAGCTGGCGGAAGAGCTGGTGCCAGGCATGGTATCGCTGTCGGCGTTACTCAGAATTTTGCAAAGCCTCTTGCAAGAGCAAGTGCCAGTGCGTGATATCCGCAGTATTGCTGAGGCCATAGCTGAAACAGTTGCACGCAGTCAAGATATTGACGTCATCGTTGCTGCGGTGCGGGTTGCTTTATCACGTGCAATCGTGCAAAGCATCGTCGGGCTTGAGCCAGAGCTGCCTGTGATTACTCTGGAGCCAAGGTTGGAACAGATATTGCTTAACAGTATGCAGAAGGCCGGGCAAGGTTCAGATGAGGGTGTATTGCTCGAACCTGGAATGGCTGAAAAATTACAGCAGTCTCTTATTGAGGCGGCGCAGCGTCAGGAAATGCTTGGTAAGCCAGTGGTCTTGTTGGTCGCTGGGCAGATTCGAGCCATGATGTCGCGCTTTGCTCGGCTGGCCGTACCCAGTATGCATGTGTTGGCTTACCAAGAGATTCCAGATAACAAGCAGGTGACTATCGTGGCAACGGTAGGACAAAATTGA
- a CDS encoding sodium ion-translocating decarboxylase subunit beta yields MDKLLNLWHSTGIYQLEAGQALMIVLCLGLVFLAIRKGFEPLLLIPIGFGGVLANIPAAGMAETGGILALLYDVGLPTSVFPLLIFMGVGAMTDFGPMLANPKTLLLGAAAQFGIFGTLLGALAIGMLGIPGLEFTLKEAASIAIIGGADGPTSIYVTSRLAPDLLGPIAVAAYSYMALVPLIQPPIMRALTTPAERAIVMSQLRHVSQAEKIIFPLVLCLLIGLLLPDAAPLVGMFAFGNLMRESGVVERLADTSRNALINIVTIGLGLTVGSKLSAESFLHMKTLGILLLGMVAFSAGTAMGIVMAKIMNKFSAIKINPLIGSAGVSAVPMAARVSNKVGLESNPQNFLLMHAMGPNVAGVIASAVAAGVLLSFVG; encoded by the coding sequence ATGGATAAGCTCTTAAATCTATGGCACAGCACGGGCATTTATCAACTTGAGGCTGGGCAAGCCTTGATGATAGTGCTGTGTCTGGGTTTGGTTTTCTTGGCGATACGCAAAGGTTTTGAGCCGTTACTGCTGATTCCAATCGGTTTCGGTGGTGTTTTGGCCAATATTCCAGCAGCAGGCATGGCAGAAACCGGCGGCATATTAGCCTTGTTGTATGATGTGGGCTTACCGACCAGCGTGTTTCCGCTGCTAATCTTTATGGGTGTCGGTGCTATGACCGATTTTGGCCCGATGCTGGCTAATCCAAAAACCTTGCTCTTAGGTGCTGCCGCGCAGTTTGGTATTTTTGGTACCTTATTGGGCGCCTTAGCCATCGGCATGCTGGGTATTCCTGGCTTGGAGTTCACCCTCAAAGAAGCCGCATCAATTGCTATTATTGGTGGTGCGGATGGACCAACATCGATTTATGTGACATCGCGCTTAGCACCAGATCTGCTGGGGCCCATTGCCGTAGCAGCGTACTCCTATATGGCGCTGGTGCCGTTGATTCAGCCGCCAATTATGCGTGCGCTAACCACACCGGCAGAGCGCGCCATTGTTATGTCGCAGTTACGTCATGTGAGCCAGGCTGAGAAAATCATCTTTCCGTTGGTTTTATGTTTGCTGATCGGCTTGCTGTTGCCGGACGCAGCACCACTGGTAGGTATGTTCGCCTTTGGTAACTTGATGCGTGAAAGTGGTGTGGTTGAGCGTTTAGCAGACACCTCACGTAATGCATTGATTAATATCGTTACCATTGGCTTGGGTTTGACAGTTGGCTCAAAGTTATCTGCTGAATCATTCTTGCATATGAAAACCCTGGGTATTTTGTTGCTTGGTATGGTGGCGTTTAGTGCCGGTACTGCAATGGGTATTGTCATGGCGAAAATCATGAACAAGTTCAGCGCCATTAAAATCAATCCCTTGATTGGTTCTGCTGGCGTCTCAGCGGTGCCGATGGCGGCGCGCGTATCCAATAAGGTTGGGCTTGAGTCTAACCCGCAAAACTTCCTACTGATGCATGCAATGGGGCCCAACGTGGCCGGCGTGATTGCTTCTGCAGTAGCGGCGGGTGTGTTGCTAAGTTTTGTCGGCTAG
- the oadA gene encoding sodium-extruding oxaloacetate decarboxylase subunit alpha has translation MTATKPLGITDVVLRDAHQSILATRVRLEDMLPIAGKLDQVGFWSVETWGGATFDSCIRYLGEDPWERIRALKKAMPNTRQQMLLRGQNLLGYRHYADDVVDTFVERAAINGVDVFRVFDAMNDPRNLDRALKAVKANGKHAQGTISYTTSPVHNMQMWVDLAKQIEDLGADSIAIKDMAGILTPYVAFELVSKLKASLSIPVHMQCHATAGLSSVAILKAVEAGIDNVDTAISSFSMTYGHSPTESVVAMLQNTEHDTGLDLLLLEEIAAYFREVRKKYAKFEGTLRGVDSRILVAQVPGGMLTNMEGQLKEQGASDKFDEVLAEIPRVREDLGFIPLVTPTSQIVGTQAVINVLTGERYKSITKETAGVLKGEYGAAPAPFNAELQARVLDGEKAVECRPADLIEDEVEKLTAELTALAKEKNIRLADDVIDDVLTYALFPQIGLKFLENRDNPDAFEPMPTGNELAAGADSSPQAYTVEVNGQTFVVQVNEGGDIEGLKPIGEAAACAPVSAPTGAGDPQGAPLAGNIFKVLIKPGQAVDEGEVVIILEAMKMETEIRAFRRGVIGSVNVQVGDAVSVGDSLMTIV, from the coding sequence ATGACTGCTACAAAGCCACTCGGTATAACTGACGTTGTATTACGTGATGCTCACCAATCCATCTTAGCCACGCGTGTTCGCCTAGAGGATATGCTGCCTATCGCCGGCAAGCTTGATCAAGTTGGTTTTTGGTCAGTTGAAACATGGGGCGGTGCAACTTTTGATTCTTGTATTCGTTATCTAGGTGAAGATCCGTGGGAGCGTATCCGTGCGCTGAAAAAAGCCATGCCCAATACTCGGCAACAGATGTTACTGCGTGGCCAGAATTTGCTGGGTTATCGTCACTATGCCGATGACGTGGTGGACACCTTTGTTGAGCGTGCAGCGATCAATGGTGTTGATGTGTTTCGCGTATTTGATGCGATGAACGATCCGCGCAACCTTGATCGTGCTTTAAAAGCAGTCAAAGCCAATGGCAAGCATGCCCAGGGTACGATTTCCTACACCACCAGCCCCGTGCATAACATGCAAATGTGGGTTGATTTGGCTAAGCAAATTGAAGACTTGGGTGCTGATTCCATTGCCATCAAAGATATGGCGGGTATTTTAACGCCTTATGTGGCCTTTGAGTTGGTCAGTAAGCTTAAAGCCAGCCTGTCGATTCCTGTGCATATGCAGTGCCATGCCACCGCAGGTTTATCTTCAGTGGCTATTCTTAAAGCTGTAGAGGCAGGGATTGATAACGTTGATACCGCAATTTCTTCATTTTCTATGACTTACGGTCACTCGCCAACTGAGTCGGTCGTAGCAATGTTGCAAAATACTGAACATGACACCGGCCTTGATTTGTTGTTGCTGGAAGAAATTGCTGCTTACTTTCGTGAAGTACGGAAAAAGTATGCAAAATTTGAAGGAACGCTCAGAGGTGTTGACTCACGTATTCTAGTTGCGCAAGTGCCAGGCGGTATGCTGACGAATATGGAAGGTCAGCTGAAAGAGCAGGGCGCCAGTGACAAGTTTGATGAAGTGTTGGCAGAAATCCCACGCGTGCGTGAAGATTTAGGCTTTATTCCGTTGGTCACGCCGACCTCGCAAATAGTCGGTACCCAGGCAGTGATTAACGTGCTGACCGGTGAGCGTTACAAGTCGATCACCAAAGAAACTGCTGGCGTGTTAAAAGGCGAGTACGGTGCCGCGCCTGCGCCGTTTAATGCTGAATTACAAGCGCGGGTCTTGGATGGTGAAAAAGCGGTTGAATGCCGCCCTGCCGATCTGATTGAAGATGAGGTTGAAAAACTCACCGCTGAGCTAACAGCTCTAGCCAAAGAGAAAAACATACGTTTAGCTGATGATGTGATTGATGATGTCTTAACCTACGCTCTATTTCCGCAGATTGGCCTTAAGTTTTTAGAAAATCGCGATAATCCTGATGCGTTTGAGCCGATGCCGACGGGCAATGAGCTTGCTGCAGGTGCAGATTCAAGTCCGCAAGCTTATACCGTTGAAGTCAATGGGCAAACCTTTGTTGTGCAGGTTAATGAGGGGGGTGATATTGAAGGTCTGAAACCGATTGGTGAGGCCGCTGCCTGTGCGCCTGTTTCTGCACCGACTGGTGCGGGAGATCCACAAGGTGCGCCTTTAGCAGGTAATATTTTTAAAGTATTAATCAAGCCAGGGCAGGCTGTTGATGAAGGTGAAGTCGTCATTATTTTAGAAGCCATGAAAATGGAAACTGAAATTCGAGCGTTCCGTCGTGGTGTCATTGGCAGCGTAAACGTGCAAGTGGGTGATGCCGTCTCGGTTGGCGATAGCCTGATGACCATAGTATGA
- a CDS encoding OadG family protein → MTTQQLLLEGVELMLFGMGFVFIFLVLLIFCIRAMSAILERLAPDTSHAATAIAATVQVDSVQPIDADTLQAIQLAIKQHRARRG, encoded by the coding sequence ATGACTACTCAGCAACTTCTTCTTGAAGGCGTTGAACTCATGCTATTTGGTATGGGTTTCGTTTTTATATTTTTGGTCTTACTTATTTTTTGCATTCGTGCGATGTCTGCGATTTTAGAGCGCTTAGCACCGGATACCAGTCATGCTGCGACTGCTATTGCAGCAACTGTACAGGTTGATAGCGTGCAGCCTATTGATGCAGACACCTTACAAGCCATCCAGCTTGCCATTAAACAGCACCGCGCCCGTCGCGGCTGA
- the mgtE gene encoding magnesium transporter: MSEVEERKPQGRLHERFSQVLELLQRHRLIEESVARQGSDHQARVDELVQQQHLAELQQKLAELHPADIAYILEALPLEDRLTVWQMVQAESDGDILLEVSDAVRETLIADMDEHEIIAATKDLDADELADLAPELPRDVVQGLMESLDEQQRERVRSALSYDDEQVGAIMDFEMVTIREDVTLEVVLRYLRRLKALPDQTDKLFVVDMAGLLKGVLPIKRLLVNDPDRMVHEVMADEAVTFYPDEDGSFAAQAFERYNLVSAPVIEKSGKLIGRLTVDEMVDLIREESESEALSRAGLREEEDIFASVWKSLKNRWAWLAINLITAFVASRVIGVFEDSIEKLVALAALMPIVAGIGGNSGNQTITMIVRAMALDQLSTGNTTRLMRKELGVAFINGVIWGSVIGLVAWLLYDSWSLGVVMTAAMTLNLLLAALMGVIIPMTMVRLGRDPALGSSVLITAMTDSGGFFIFLGLATVFLL, encoded by the coding sequence ATGTCTGAAGTTGAAGAGAGAAAACCCCAGGGACGCCTGCACGAGCGTTTTTCACAGGTTCTTGAGCTCTTACAACGACATCGATTGATTGAGGAAAGTGTTGCGCGGCAAGGCAGCGATCACCAAGCACGGGTTGATGAGTTGGTGCAGCAGCAGCATTTGGCCGAGCTGCAGCAAAAACTGGCTGAATTGCACCCAGCAGATATCGCTTACATTCTTGAGGCGTTGCCCTTAGAAGACCGTCTGACAGTGTGGCAGATGGTGCAAGCCGAAAGCGATGGTGACATCCTGCTAGAAGTCTCCGACGCTGTGCGTGAAACACTGATTGCTGACATGGATGAGCATGAGATCATTGCTGCGACCAAGGATCTGGACGCCGACGAACTGGCTGATCTAGCGCCCGAGCTGCCGCGCGATGTGGTGCAGGGTCTGATGGAGTCTTTGGATGAGCAGCAGCGCGAGCGTGTGCGTTCGGCGTTATCCTACGATGATGAGCAGGTTGGTGCCATCATGGACTTTGAAATGGTGACCATTCGCGAAGATGTCACCCTAGAAGTGGTTTTGCGTTATTTGCGCCGCCTAAAAGCATTGCCGGATCAGACCGATAAGCTTTTTGTCGTGGATATGGCTGGCCTTTTGAAAGGCGTGTTGCCGATTAAGCGCTTGTTGGTCAATGATCCTGATCGCATGGTGCATGAGGTGATGGCTGATGAAGCAGTGACCTTTTACCCAGATGAAGATGGTTCTTTTGCCGCACAAGCGTTTGAGCGTTATAACTTGGTTTCTGCACCCGTTATAGAAAAAAGTGGCAAACTGATCGGCCGTTTAACCGTTGATGAAATGGTTGACTTGATTCGTGAGGAGTCAGAAAGCGAAGCTTTAAGCCGTGCTGGTTTGCGTGAGGAAGAAGATATTTTTGCTTCGGTTTGGAAGTCACTAAAGAACCGTTGGGCATGGCTGGCTATCAATCTAATTACGGCATTTGTGGCGTCACGGGTGATCGGTGTATTTGAAGACTCGATTGAGAAGCTAGTGGCTTTGGCTGCTTTAATGCCGATTGTTGCAGGAATTGGCGGCAACTCAGGTAACCAGACTATCACTATGATTGTCCGTGCTATGGCGTTGGATCAATTATCGACAGGCAATACCACGCGCTTAATGCGCAAAGAATTGGGTGTTGCATTTATCAATGGCGTTATCTGGGGCAGCGTGATCGGCCTTGTTGCTTGGCTGCTCTATGATAGCTGGTCATTGGGTGTGGTGATGACTGCGGCAATGACCCTGAATTTACTGCTAGCGGCTTTGATGGGGGTGATTATTCCCATGACGATGGTACGCTTGGGGCGTGATCCAGCCTTGGGTTCGAGTGTTCTGATTACAGCTATGACGGACAGTGGCGGTTTCTTTATATTTCTTGGTTTGGCGACAGTGTTTTTGCTCTAA